A window of Tursiops truncatus isolate mTurTru1 chromosome 8, mTurTru1.mat.Y, whole genome shotgun sequence contains these coding sequences:
- the FNBP4 gene encoding formin-binding protein 4 isoform X1 yields the protein MGKKSRAVPGRRPILQLSPPGPRSSTPGRDPDPEPDTEPDSAAAAAAAPSQPAPATPTTTTAVTAAAAPDDSPSEDEQEVVVEVPRVQNPPKPVMTTRPTAVKATGGLCLLGAYADSDDEESDVSEKPAQSKEANGNQSADIDSTLANFLAEIDAITAPQPVAPVGASAPPPTPPRPEPKESTSALSSTTPNGTDSTQTAGWQYDTQCSLAGVGIEMGDWQEVWDENTGCYYYWNTQTNEVTWELPQYLATQVQGLQHYQPSSVTGAEASFVVNTDMYTKEKNISVSSSKSAPVITKREVKKEVNEGIQALSNNEEEKKGVAASLLAPLLPEGIKEEEERWRRKVICKEVEPVSEEKETSTTEEATIVKPQESLLDGVEDPTQEDICSVVQSGESEEEEEQDTLELELVLERKKLIPVRRRQSCEPWRKEMVVCQGLVRVLISASQHLKMECVDLCLKEENGRCLFELPVQNLPAGVLAKLDERLQKMEKLSVILQRDGFTLYMFAIGAENSEKVDENSDKEMEVEESPEKIKVQTAPKVEEEQDLKFQIGELANTLTSKFEFLGINRQSISNFHVLLLQTETRIADWREGALNGNYLKRKLQDAAEQLKQYEINATPKGWSCHWDRDHRRYFYVNEQSGESQWEFPDGEEEEEESQAQESRDETLPKQTLKDKTGTDSNSTDSSENSTGSLCKESFSGQVSSSSLMPLTPFWTLLQSNVPVLQPPLPLEMPPPPPPPPESPPPPPPPPPPAEDGEIQEVEMEDEGSEEPPAPGTEEDTPLKPSAQTTVVTSQTSADCTISSSPSTKAIKRKATEISTAAVQRSATIGSSPVLYSQSAVATGHQATGIGHQALSVSHPATGMGHQARGMSLQSNYLGLASAPAIMSYAECSVPVAVTAPTLQPVQARGAVPATAIIEPPPPPPPPPPPPPPPPPPPAPKMPAPEKTKKGKKDKAKKSKTKMPSLVKKWQSIQRELDEEENSSSSEEDRESTAQKRIEEWKQQQLVSGMAERNANFEALPEDWRARLKRRKMAPNT from the exons ATGGGGAAGAAGTCCCGGGCGGTACCCGGCCGTAGGCCTATCCTGCAGCTCTCTCCGCCAGGTCCGCGGAGCAGCACGCCGGGACGGGACCCAGATCCGGAACCCGACACCGAGCCGGactcggcggcggcggcggcggcggcgcccagccagccagccccgGCGACGCCGACGACAACGACCGCGGTCACTGCCGCCGCGGCGCCGGACGACTCACCTTCAGAAG atgaacaggaggtggtggtggaggttcCTAGAGTTCAGAATCCTCCCAAACCAGTCATGACCACCAGGCCCACTGCCGTTAAAGCAACag GAGGTCTGTGCTTACTTGGTGCATATGCTGACAGTGATGATGAAGAGAGTGATGTTTCAGAAAAACCAGCACAGTCTAAGGAAGCAAATGGAAACCAGTCAGCTGATATTGATAGTACATTGGCCAACTTCCTAGCG GAGATTGATGCTATAACAGCTCCTCAGCCTGTAGCTCCTGTAGGAGCTTCTGCTCCACCTCCAACTCCACCTCGGCCAGAGCCAAAGGAATCAACATCTGCCCTTTCTTCCACTACCCCAAATGGGACAGACTCAACCCAGACTGCAGGGTGGCAGTATGATACTCAGTGTTCACTGGCAGGAG ttGGAATTGAGATGGGAGATTGGCAGGAGGTCTGGGATGAGAACACAGGATGCTATTATTATTGGAACACACAAACAAATGAAGTGACTTGGGAATTACCCCAGTATCTTGCCACCCAGGTGCAGGGATTACAACATTACCAGCCCAG TTCCGTAACAGGTGCTGAAGCTAGTTTTGTGGTAAATACAGACATGTAtactaaggagaaaaatatttcagtttccaGTAGTAAAAGTGCACCAGTCATAACCAAGCGAGAAGTTAAAAAG gAAGTGAATGAAGGAATTCAAGCTCTCTCAAATaatgaggaggagaagaaaggggtGGCAGCATCACTGCTTGCTCCTTTGTTGCCTGAgggaataaaagaggaagaagagagatggagaagaaaagtAATTTGTAAAGAAGTAGAGCCAgtttcagaagagaaagaaacaagtaCAACAGAAGAAGCAACAATAGTAAAGCCACAAGAAAGTCTATTGGACGGTGTGGAAGACCCTACTCAGGAGGATATTTGCAGTGTTGTTCAGTCTGGAGAaagtgaagaggaagaagaacaagataccctggagctggagctggttttggaaaggaaaaaa TTAATTCCTGTTCGTCGTAGGCAGAGCTGCGAGCCTTGGAGGAAGGAGATGGTAGTGTGTCAGGGTCTAGTCCGTGTTCTGATATCAGCCAGCCAGCATCTCAAGATGGAATGCGTAGACTTATgtctaaaagaggaaaatggaagatGTTTGTTCGAGCTACCAGTCCAGAATCTACCAGCCGGAGTTCTAGCAAAACTGGACGAGAGACTccagaaaatggagaaattg tctgTGATCCTCCAGAGAGATGGATTTACATTGTATATGTTTG caatTGGTgctgaaaattcagaaaaagtaGATGAAAATTCGGACAAAGAGATGGAAGTAGAAGAATCTCCAGAAAAGATTAAAGTACAAACAGCACCTAAAGTAGAAGAAGAACAGGACTTGAAA TTTCAGATTGGAGAACTGGCAAATACCCTGACAAGTAAATTTGAATTCTTAGGCATTAATAGGCAGTCCATCTCCAACTTTCATGTGCTGCTTTTACAGACTGAG acaCGGATTGCAGACTGGCGGGAAGGGGCTCTTAATGGAAACTACCTTAAACGAAAACTTCAGGATGCAGCAGAACAACTAAAACAGTATGAAATAAACGCCACTCCTAAAGGCTGGTCCTGCCACTGGGACAG GGATCATAGACGATATTTCTATGTAAACGAACAGTCGGGCGAGTCTCAGTGGGAGTTCCCAGAtggtgaggaggaagaggaagaaagccaAGCACAAGAAAGTAGAGACGAGACTCTTCCTAAACAGACCTTGAAAGACAAAACTGGCACTGACTCAAATTCTACAGACTCTTCCGAGAATTCCACAG GTTCTCTTTGTAAAGAGTCCTTTTCTGGCCAAGTTTCTTCTTCATCACTCATGCCACTTACTCCGTTCTGGACCCTTCTTCAGTCAAATGTGCCTGTGCTTCAACCTCCATTACCTTTGGAAATGCCACCGCCTCCGCCTCCACCTCCAGAAtccccgcctccccctccccctcctcctcctcctgcagaAGATGGTGAGATCCAGGAGGTCGAGATGGAGGATGAAGGAAGTGAGGAGCCTCCTGCTCCAGGAACGGAGGAGGATACTCCATTGAAACCTTCAGCACAAACCACAGTTGTAACTAGCCAG ACTTCAGCTGACTGTACCATCTCTAGTTCTCCTTCCACTAaagcaataaagagaaaagctACAGAAATTAGTACTGCAGCAGTTCAGAGATCAGCTACCATTGGTAGTTCTCCGGTCCTCTACAGCCAATCAGCTGTAGCTACAG GTCACCAGGCAACAGGGATTGGACACCAGGCACTATCAGTTAGCCATCCAGCAACAGGAATGGGTCATCAGGCCAGAGGAATGAGCCTACAGTCCAATTACTTAGGACTGGCATCAGCTCCTGCAATTATGAGCTATGCTGAGTGTTCCGTCCCAGTGGCAGTGACTGCTCCCACATTGCAGCCAGTCCAGGCCCGCGGCGCTGTGCCCGCCACTGCCATTAtagagccgccgccgccgccacctcctcctcctcctcctcccccaccaccaccaccaccaccagctccCAAAATGCCAGCacctgagaagacaaaaaaaggaaagaaagataag GCAAAGAAGAGTAAAACCAAAATGCCATCTCTGGTAAAGAAGTGGCAGAGTATCCAGCGTGAGCTAGATGAAGAGGAGAATTCTAGTTCCAGTGAAGAGGACCGAGAATCAACTGCACAGAAGCGAATTGAAGAGTGGAAACAGCAGCAGCTGGTCAG
- the FNBP4 gene encoding formin-binding protein 4 isoform X3 — MGKKSRAVPGRRPILQLSPPGPRSSTPGRDPDPEPDTEPDSAAAAAAAPSQPAPATPTTTTAVTAAAAPDDSPSEDEQEVVVEVPRVQNPPKPVMTTRPTAVKATGGLCLLGAYADSDDEESDVSEKPAQSKEANGNQSADIDSTLANFLAEIDAITAPQPVAPVGASAPPPTPPRPEPKESTSALSSTTPNGTDSTQTAGWQYDTQCSLAGVGIEMGDWQEVWDENTGCYYYWNTQTNEVTWELPQYLATQVQGLQHYQPSSVTGAEASFVVNTDMYTKEKNISVSSSKSAPVITKREVKKEVNEGIQALSNNEEEKKGVAASLLAPLLPEGIKEEEERWRRKVICKEVEPVSEEKETSTTEEATIVKPQESLLDGVEDPTQEDICSVVQSGESEEEEEQDTLELELVLERKKTRIADWREGALNGNYLKRKLQDAAEQLKQYEINATPKGWSCHWDRDHRRYFYVNEQSGESQWEFPDGEEEEEESQAQESRDETLPKQTLKDKTGTDSNSTDSSENSTGSLCKESFSGQVSSSSLMPLTPFWTLLQSNVPVLQPPLPLEMPPPPPPPPESPPPPPPPPPPAEDGEIQEVEMEDEGSEEPPAPGTEEDTPLKPSAQTTVVTSQTSADCTISSSPSTKAIKRKATEISTAAVQRSATIGSSPVLYSQSAVATGHQATGIGHQALSVSHPATGMGHQARGMSLQSNYLGLASAPAIMSYAECSVPVAVTAPTLQPVQARGAVPATAIIEPPPPPPPPPPPPPPPPPPPAPKMPAPEKTKKGKKDKAKKSKTKMPSLVKKWQSIQRELDEEENSSSSEEDRESTAQKRIEEWKQQQLVSGMAERNANFEALPEDWRARLKRRKMAPNT, encoded by the exons ATGGGGAAGAAGTCCCGGGCGGTACCCGGCCGTAGGCCTATCCTGCAGCTCTCTCCGCCAGGTCCGCGGAGCAGCACGCCGGGACGGGACCCAGATCCGGAACCCGACACCGAGCCGGactcggcggcggcggcggcggcggcgcccagccagccagccccgGCGACGCCGACGACAACGACCGCGGTCACTGCCGCCGCGGCGCCGGACGACTCACCTTCAGAAG atgaacaggaggtggtggtggaggttcCTAGAGTTCAGAATCCTCCCAAACCAGTCATGACCACCAGGCCCACTGCCGTTAAAGCAACag GAGGTCTGTGCTTACTTGGTGCATATGCTGACAGTGATGATGAAGAGAGTGATGTTTCAGAAAAACCAGCACAGTCTAAGGAAGCAAATGGAAACCAGTCAGCTGATATTGATAGTACATTGGCCAACTTCCTAGCG GAGATTGATGCTATAACAGCTCCTCAGCCTGTAGCTCCTGTAGGAGCTTCTGCTCCACCTCCAACTCCACCTCGGCCAGAGCCAAAGGAATCAACATCTGCCCTTTCTTCCACTACCCCAAATGGGACAGACTCAACCCAGACTGCAGGGTGGCAGTATGATACTCAGTGTTCACTGGCAGGAG ttGGAATTGAGATGGGAGATTGGCAGGAGGTCTGGGATGAGAACACAGGATGCTATTATTATTGGAACACACAAACAAATGAAGTGACTTGGGAATTACCCCAGTATCTTGCCACCCAGGTGCAGGGATTACAACATTACCAGCCCAG TTCCGTAACAGGTGCTGAAGCTAGTTTTGTGGTAAATACAGACATGTAtactaaggagaaaaatatttcagtttccaGTAGTAAAAGTGCACCAGTCATAACCAAGCGAGAAGTTAAAAAG gAAGTGAATGAAGGAATTCAAGCTCTCTCAAATaatgaggaggagaagaaaggggtGGCAGCATCACTGCTTGCTCCTTTGTTGCCTGAgggaataaaagaggaagaagagagatggagaagaaaagtAATTTGTAAAGAAGTAGAGCCAgtttcagaagagaaagaaacaagtaCAACAGAAGAAGCAACAATAGTAAAGCCACAAGAAAGTCTATTGGACGGTGTGGAAGACCCTACTCAGGAGGATATTTGCAGTGTTGTTCAGTCTGGAGAaagtgaagaggaagaagaacaagataccctggagctggagctggttttggaaaggaaaaaa acaCGGATTGCAGACTGGCGGGAAGGGGCTCTTAATGGAAACTACCTTAAACGAAAACTTCAGGATGCAGCAGAACAACTAAAACAGTATGAAATAAACGCCACTCCTAAAGGCTGGTCCTGCCACTGGGACAG GGATCATAGACGATATTTCTATGTAAACGAACAGTCGGGCGAGTCTCAGTGGGAGTTCCCAGAtggtgaggaggaagaggaagaaagccaAGCACAAGAAAGTAGAGACGAGACTCTTCCTAAACAGACCTTGAAAGACAAAACTGGCACTGACTCAAATTCTACAGACTCTTCCGAGAATTCCACAG GTTCTCTTTGTAAAGAGTCCTTTTCTGGCCAAGTTTCTTCTTCATCACTCATGCCACTTACTCCGTTCTGGACCCTTCTTCAGTCAAATGTGCCTGTGCTTCAACCTCCATTACCTTTGGAAATGCCACCGCCTCCGCCTCCACCTCCAGAAtccccgcctccccctccccctcctcctcctcctgcagaAGATGGTGAGATCCAGGAGGTCGAGATGGAGGATGAAGGAAGTGAGGAGCCTCCTGCTCCAGGAACGGAGGAGGATACTCCATTGAAACCTTCAGCACAAACCACAGTTGTAACTAGCCAG ACTTCAGCTGACTGTACCATCTCTAGTTCTCCTTCCACTAaagcaataaagagaaaagctACAGAAATTAGTACTGCAGCAGTTCAGAGATCAGCTACCATTGGTAGTTCTCCGGTCCTCTACAGCCAATCAGCTGTAGCTACAG GTCACCAGGCAACAGGGATTGGACACCAGGCACTATCAGTTAGCCATCCAGCAACAGGAATGGGTCATCAGGCCAGAGGAATGAGCCTACAGTCCAATTACTTAGGACTGGCATCAGCTCCTGCAATTATGAGCTATGCTGAGTGTTCCGTCCCAGTGGCAGTGACTGCTCCCACATTGCAGCCAGTCCAGGCCCGCGGCGCTGTGCCCGCCACTGCCATTAtagagccgccgccgccgccacctcctcctcctcctcctcccccaccaccaccaccaccaccagctccCAAAATGCCAGCacctgagaagacaaaaaaaggaaagaaagataag GCAAAGAAGAGTAAAACCAAAATGCCATCTCTGGTAAAGAAGTGGCAGAGTATCCAGCGTGAGCTAGATGAAGAGGAGAATTCTAGTTCCAGTGAAGAGGACCGAGAATCAACTGCACAGAAGCGAATTGAAGAGTGGAAACAGCAGCAGCTGGTCAG
- the FNBP4 gene encoding formin-binding protein 4 isoform X2, protein MGKKSRAVPGRRPILQLSPPGPRSSTPGRDPDPEPDTEPDSAAAAAAAPSQPAPATPTTTTAVTAAAAPDDSPSEDEQEVVVEVPRVQNPPKPVMTTRPTAVKATGGLCLLGAYADSDDEESDVSEKPAQSKEANGNQSADIDSTLANFLAEIDAITAPQPVAPVGASAPPPTPPRPEPKESTSALSSTTPNGTDSTQTAGWQYDTQCSLAGVGIEMGDWQEVWDENTGCYYYWNTQTNEVTWELPQYLATQVQGLQHYQPSSVTGAEASFVVNTDMYTKEKNISVSSSKSAPVITKREVKKEVNEGIQALSNNEEEKKGVAASLLAPLLPEGIKEEEERWRRKVICKEVEPVSEEKETSTTEEATIVKPQESLLDGVEDPTQEDICSVVQSGESEEEEEQDTLELELVLERKKAELRALEEGDGSVSGSSPCSDISQPASQDGMRRLMSKRGKWKMFVRATSPESTSRSSSKTGRETPENGEIAIGAENSEKVDENSDKEMEVEESPEKIKVQTAPKVEEEQDLKFQIGELANTLTSKFEFLGINRQSISNFHVLLLQTETRIADWREGALNGNYLKRKLQDAAEQLKQYEINATPKGWSCHWDRDHRRYFYVNEQSGESQWEFPDGEEEEEESQAQESRDETLPKQTLKDKTGTDSNSTDSSENSTGSLCKESFSGQVSSSSLMPLTPFWTLLQSNVPVLQPPLPLEMPPPPPPPPESPPPPPPPPPPAEDGEIQEVEMEDEGSEEPPAPGTEEDTPLKPSAQTTVVTSQTSADCTISSSPSTKAIKRKATEISTAAVQRSATIGSSPVLYSQSAVATGHQATGIGHQALSVSHPATGMGHQARGMSLQSNYLGLASAPAIMSYAECSVPVAVTAPTLQPVQARGAVPATAIIEPPPPPPPPPPPPPPPPPPPAPKMPAPEKTKKGKKDKAKKSKTKMPSLVKKWQSIQRELDEEENSSSSEEDRESTAQKRIEEWKQQQLVSGMAERNANFEALPEDWRARLKRRKMAPNT, encoded by the exons ATGGGGAAGAAGTCCCGGGCGGTACCCGGCCGTAGGCCTATCCTGCAGCTCTCTCCGCCAGGTCCGCGGAGCAGCACGCCGGGACGGGACCCAGATCCGGAACCCGACACCGAGCCGGactcggcggcggcggcggcggcggcgcccagccagccagccccgGCGACGCCGACGACAACGACCGCGGTCACTGCCGCCGCGGCGCCGGACGACTCACCTTCAGAAG atgaacaggaggtggtggtggaggttcCTAGAGTTCAGAATCCTCCCAAACCAGTCATGACCACCAGGCCCACTGCCGTTAAAGCAACag GAGGTCTGTGCTTACTTGGTGCATATGCTGACAGTGATGATGAAGAGAGTGATGTTTCAGAAAAACCAGCACAGTCTAAGGAAGCAAATGGAAACCAGTCAGCTGATATTGATAGTACATTGGCCAACTTCCTAGCG GAGATTGATGCTATAACAGCTCCTCAGCCTGTAGCTCCTGTAGGAGCTTCTGCTCCACCTCCAACTCCACCTCGGCCAGAGCCAAAGGAATCAACATCTGCCCTTTCTTCCACTACCCCAAATGGGACAGACTCAACCCAGACTGCAGGGTGGCAGTATGATACTCAGTGTTCACTGGCAGGAG ttGGAATTGAGATGGGAGATTGGCAGGAGGTCTGGGATGAGAACACAGGATGCTATTATTATTGGAACACACAAACAAATGAAGTGACTTGGGAATTACCCCAGTATCTTGCCACCCAGGTGCAGGGATTACAACATTACCAGCCCAG TTCCGTAACAGGTGCTGAAGCTAGTTTTGTGGTAAATACAGACATGTAtactaaggagaaaaatatttcagtttccaGTAGTAAAAGTGCACCAGTCATAACCAAGCGAGAAGTTAAAAAG gAAGTGAATGAAGGAATTCAAGCTCTCTCAAATaatgaggaggagaagaaaggggtGGCAGCATCACTGCTTGCTCCTTTGTTGCCTGAgggaataaaagaggaagaagagagatggagaagaaaagtAATTTGTAAAGAAGTAGAGCCAgtttcagaagagaaagaaacaagtaCAACAGAAGAAGCAACAATAGTAAAGCCACAAGAAAGTCTATTGGACGGTGTGGAAGACCCTACTCAGGAGGATATTTGCAGTGTTGTTCAGTCTGGAGAaagtgaagaggaagaagaacaagataccctggagctggagctggttttggaaaggaaaaaa GCAGAGCTGCGAGCCTTGGAGGAAGGAGATGGTAGTGTGTCAGGGTCTAGTCCGTGTTCTGATATCAGCCAGCCAGCATCTCAAGATGGAATGCGTAGACTTATgtctaaaagaggaaaatggaagatGTTTGTTCGAGCTACCAGTCCAGAATCTACCAGCCGGAGTTCTAGCAAAACTGGACGAGAGACTccagaaaatggagaaattg caatTGGTgctgaaaattcagaaaaagtaGATGAAAATTCGGACAAAGAGATGGAAGTAGAAGAATCTCCAGAAAAGATTAAAGTACAAACAGCACCTAAAGTAGAAGAAGAACAGGACTTGAAA TTTCAGATTGGAGAACTGGCAAATACCCTGACAAGTAAATTTGAATTCTTAGGCATTAATAGGCAGTCCATCTCCAACTTTCATGTGCTGCTTTTACAGACTGAG acaCGGATTGCAGACTGGCGGGAAGGGGCTCTTAATGGAAACTACCTTAAACGAAAACTTCAGGATGCAGCAGAACAACTAAAACAGTATGAAATAAACGCCACTCCTAAAGGCTGGTCCTGCCACTGGGACAG GGATCATAGACGATATTTCTATGTAAACGAACAGTCGGGCGAGTCTCAGTGGGAGTTCCCAGAtggtgaggaggaagaggaagaaagccaAGCACAAGAAAGTAGAGACGAGACTCTTCCTAAACAGACCTTGAAAGACAAAACTGGCACTGACTCAAATTCTACAGACTCTTCCGAGAATTCCACAG GTTCTCTTTGTAAAGAGTCCTTTTCTGGCCAAGTTTCTTCTTCATCACTCATGCCACTTACTCCGTTCTGGACCCTTCTTCAGTCAAATGTGCCTGTGCTTCAACCTCCATTACCTTTGGAAATGCCACCGCCTCCGCCTCCACCTCCAGAAtccccgcctccccctccccctcctcctcctcctgcagaAGATGGTGAGATCCAGGAGGTCGAGATGGAGGATGAAGGAAGTGAGGAGCCTCCTGCTCCAGGAACGGAGGAGGATACTCCATTGAAACCTTCAGCACAAACCACAGTTGTAACTAGCCAG ACTTCAGCTGACTGTACCATCTCTAGTTCTCCTTCCACTAaagcaataaagagaaaagctACAGAAATTAGTACTGCAGCAGTTCAGAGATCAGCTACCATTGGTAGTTCTCCGGTCCTCTACAGCCAATCAGCTGTAGCTACAG GTCACCAGGCAACAGGGATTGGACACCAGGCACTATCAGTTAGCCATCCAGCAACAGGAATGGGTCATCAGGCCAGAGGAATGAGCCTACAGTCCAATTACTTAGGACTGGCATCAGCTCCTGCAATTATGAGCTATGCTGAGTGTTCCGTCCCAGTGGCAGTGACTGCTCCCACATTGCAGCCAGTCCAGGCCCGCGGCGCTGTGCCCGCCACTGCCATTAtagagccgccgccgccgccacctcctcctcctcctcctcccccaccaccaccaccaccaccagctccCAAAATGCCAGCacctgagaagacaaaaaaaggaaagaaagataag GCAAAGAAGAGTAAAACCAAAATGCCATCTCTGGTAAAGAAGTGGCAGAGTATCCAGCGTGAGCTAGATGAAGAGGAGAATTCTAGTTCCAGTGAAGAGGACCGAGAATCAACTGCACAGAAGCGAATTGAAGAGTGGAAACAGCAGCAGCTGGTCAG